The genomic region CcataaacagacagaaatacagacacagccagaaatacaggcacagacagagatacaggcACAGCTAGAGATAGAGAAACATCTAGAAATACAGAGACAGCCAGAGATACAGCCTGAGATGCAGACACAGCCAGATGTACTGACACAGATGGAAATACAGTCACAgtcagagatacagacacaaccagagatacagacacaaccagagatacagacacaaccagaggtacagacagagccagagatacagacacagaaagacattaaaatacaaccagtcagagatacagacagaaccAGAAATAGAGACAAAgccagagatacagacacagccTGAGATATGGACACAGCCAGAAATACAGACCCAGccagaaatacagacacagccagaagTACATCCACAGTCAGAGATAGAGACACAATCAGAAATACGGACACAGCTagatatacagacacactcagaaatATGGACACAGCCAAAGATACAGAcacatataaaaatacagacacagccagaaatacaggcacagacagagatacagtcACAgtcagagatacagacacagccagagatacagacacaaccagaggtacagacacagaaatacattaaaatacaaccagagatacagacacagtcagagatacagacagaaccAGAAATAGAGACAAAGCCAGAGATACAGTCTCAGCCTGAGATATGGACACAgccagagatacagacacagccagagatacagacacagccagaagTACATCCACAGTCAGAGATAGAGACACAATCAGAAATACGGACACAGccagatatacagacacactcagaaatATTGACACAgccagagatacagacacatatAGAAATACAGACACAGCCAAAAATACAGGCCcagacagatatacagacacagCTAGAGATAGAGAAACATCTAGAAATGCAGAGACAGCCAGTGATGCAGACACAGCCAGATGTACTGACACAGCTGGAAATACTGTCACagtcagagacacagacacagccagagatacagacacaaccagaggtacagacagagccagagatacagacacagaaagacattaaaatacaaccagaaatacagacagagatacagacagagatacagacagaaccAGAAATAGAGACAAAgccagagatacagacacagccTGAGATATGGACACAgccagagatacagacacagccagaaatacagacacagccagaagTACATCCACAGTCAGAGATAGAGacacaatcagaaatacagacacagccagatatacagacacactcagaaatATGGACACAgccagagatacagacacatatAGAAATACAGACACAGCCAAAAAtacaggcacagacagagatacagacacagctAGAGATAGAGAAACATGTAGAAATACAGAGACAGCCAGAGATGCTGACACAGCTGGAAATACAGTCACAgtcagagatacagacacaaccagaggtacagacagagccagagatacagacacagaaatacattaaaatacaacCAGAAATACAgtcagagatacagacagaaccAGGAATAGAGACAAAgccagagatacagacacagccAAAGATATGGACACAgccagagatacagacacagccAGAAATACATTCGCAgtcagagatacagacacaatcagaaatacagacacagacagagatacagacacatacagagatagagacagagacagaaatacGGACACAGCCAAAGATACAGACACAGCCAGAAatacaggcacagacacagctAGAGATAGAGAAACATCTAGAAATACAGAGACAGCCAGAGATACAgcctgagaaacagacacagccagATGTACTTACACAGCCGGAAATACAGTCACAgtcagagatacagacacagccagagatacagacacaaccagaggtacagacagagcCAGAGATGCAGACACAaccagagatacagacacaaccAGAGATAcatacagagatagagacacaTACAaggatacagacacagacagaaatacagacacaacCACAGATACAGCCAGAGCTACAGCCTGAGATACAGACACAGCCAGatgtacagacacaggcagaaatACAGTCACAGTCAGAGATACAGACccatacagagatacagacacagccagagaaacagtcagagatACAGATAAAGCCAGAGttacagacagagatacagatcCAACCAGAGTTACAGACAGAGATGCAGACACAACCAGAGTTACAGACACAACCGGAGGTACAGACACAACCAAAGGTACAGACACAACCAGAGTTACAGACAGGGACAAGCGGAGAACAGCAAAGTAGGGGTTCACATTACCATGAACAGCTGAGCCCCGGGGCCCCGCCCTGCTCCAGCCCCCCAGCCACAGAACCTCAGAGCGGGCAGCAGGATCCCGTCAGCACCCGTCGGAGTGGTTCACCTGCCAACAGCATGGCACTAGTCCACCCCTCACCCCTGCCCAGCTCCAACGCCCCCTCGACCCCTCAGGGCAGGCAGCAGGATACCTTTCCCAGCCGCCTGGCCCAAACACAGACCTCATCCCAACCCCAGGAGTCAGCTCACCACATCCTCCTGACAGATGGCCACTGCTGTCTGAGTCACGGTCTTGAAACATCACACCGCGATGCAACAGGAGGGGTTTATATTAATGATGGTGACAGAAATACACTCTTGACATCTGTCCCAACCTCAGTCATTGATCAGGGAGGTGAGATACACACATTCTCTGCTCTGGGATCTGATAAGGGATCAGACGTTAAGTCCCTGAGGGCTGATAAGGGTGGAGCCACCATGCGCACGCTGGGCGGTGGAAACGCACTGCCCCGGACGCACACACCCTCTCAGATTCAGAAGCCAGCCTGTAACGGAGAGAAAGccagggaggagaaggaggcggGGAGGAAGAAAAGTACACTTGGAGATTCTTTCGTAGTGGCTGCTAATGCTGCCGGCAACGCGTTGCCCCTGACAACACTCGCGATGCCAGAAATGAGAGAATACAAGGGAGAGGTAAGAAACAAGCCACTCGATCTgttggagaggaacagagaccgAGCTGCAACAGTCTCTACTCCGGCGGTAGAAACAGAGACGGCACTGTTACAAGAAGGAGACGGAAGAGGAGGTGCAGGGGGAATAGTGGCGAGTCTGCTGGGTGGCTTTgcaggagaggagcagagagaaacGGCCCTCCCGGCAACCACACACCACCAGGGCTTAATTCACATCGGGATAAAAAGCTCACCTGCACTCCCTGCTAAAGACACCGACACAACGACTGGATCTGTGTCTGACCAGGACTGCAGCTGCCACACACTGCCTCAAAGcccagaggagaggaagggaggggggcagCCTGGACCTACGGGTGACACCCAAACgactgacacagagagaaagagggagggggtgaaggagagagaggagtctgGACTCCAGGCAGAAGAACACACCGTCACTaatgcctctctgtctcccctcggGGTAATCACCGGACCTCACTGCTGGGAAGACAACAGCGCCGCTACTGCCACCGgattggagagagagggggaggagacgagagaggagaggggaggggtgtcCGGAAAGCAGGTTTTAGTGAGCCGTCCAACAGTGACCGGCCTTGCTGGCTGGGTGTCATCAGCTGGGAGTCAGACGTGTCCGCCCCCTGTCGCTGCCACTGCCGTCGTCTCTTCTCCTGGTAGCTCCACGCCACAGTCGCTATGTGGCTGGGGTGAGCTCATCCtaccctcctccacctccatcagCGGCAGCATCATCTCTGCTGATGAGAGCCGTTTCTCTCCTccgctccccctctctctgcctctccgaCAGCAAGACGACAGGGATTCAGCTCattcacctctccctccctctcggcTCAGCACCTCTGCTGAAGGAGAACTAGGCAGCCTTGCTCAGCCTCTGCTCCTACGGCAGGCAGACAGCAGAGATTTAGATCTCCGCTCAGCTCTCTTCCCGTCCTCACTGTGCTCTGAGCCTGCATGGTCCCAGGACTCGGCCAACAACACAAAGAGAGGCTCAGAGAACAGAGAATCAGCAGATCGGTCTTGCCCGATACAAACCCTGAAGTCGGAGGAGAAAAGAGCTATCCTAGGTCTTAAAGACAACTCTGCTACAGAGTCTCAGCGCTCCAGCAGCAACACGGCGAGAGGCACCGAGAAGGAGGACAGCACTCGTCTCACACAGAGCCAGGGGGGAACGGAGAGTCATGTGCAGAAAACGGAACCTTCCCAAACCTTCGTAGGAGAATTACAACAAGCCTCCGTCGCagcaacaaccacagaggctggaGGAGAACCGGGTCCAAGCAAAGCCTCTGcactgtcctcctcctcccctgttaTCTCAGCGCTGCCTCCGACGGTCCTCCAGTCTCAGCACCGCTCGGCTGCGGAGGGGAGCCACCCTCAACAGGTCCACATTGTCTCTCAGAGTGACGCCTCACTCCTCAGGTCAGTCATCCCTCAGTCTGTCCTGGGACCGCCCACTATGGCTGCCATCGGGGTTTTACAGCTACATGCCAGGGACAGTGTGGGGGGCACCAGGAAgttgtttttcaacaaaacGCTAACAGCGGATGATGAATCCTCTGCAGCCCTTAACTACGTTCCGGCCTCAGACCCGGCTGCTGTATTGGCACACGCCTCTCTGCCTCCACTGAAGGTTCATGAGAATCTGCGTCACCCAGTGACTGAGGCTAGCTTCACCTCCCACAACTTCCTCAAGCCAGTCACCCCGCCCCCTCGCTCACAGACCCCGACACAACCATCTCAAGTCGGGGACACACTGCCATCACTGACCCCTGCTGACTTCCAGGGGGAGTCGCAGCAGAAGACCCAGGCTGGGATGACAGGAAATGAGGATGGCAGAGAGAAAGACTTGGAAAAAATAGTAGTGACACCTTGTGTGTCAGCAGTGACGGGGCTTATATCAAGCCCACATGGAGCCTCTGAAGGATTAGTAGTTGAAGAAAAGCCAAACAGTCACCCAGACTCAGTGGTTCCAACTCCTCTCACTAGAGTTCCACTGCAACCTTCCCATGACCCAATCCCAAACTCAGAACAGGTGGTGATCCAACCACCTCGTCCTCCCTCTTCTTCACTGGCATCACGTCAGAAGCACCTAACTGGCATCACCTCCAGTGAGGACGTTTTCCAGGTCTTTTTCGAGGGTGAGTCCAATTTTGCCGGGCCGGTCTGCGGGGCCCGGTGTCAGTGTGCAGTGCCTGGACCAGGGTCCCTCCATACTCAGCCTGACAGTGGATCAAATGCTAATGGAGATTATATGACCCCGGGCACCACAGTAACCACTCTGACAAAGCCGGATGAGGATCAGACCATCATCCAGCCTAGTCAGCCCACAAGCCAATTAGGCCAATCAGATCAATCAGATAACCACGATCTACCTGTTGCCAGTCATATGGACAGCAGAGATGAGGTTAGACAGAATCCACCGAGTTCCAGAGACCGTCTCTCCATGGATTTGGCTTGGGTCAGGAATGAGGGTAAAGAAGAGGCTGATAATAAGGCTGAGTCTGTGCTTCATGTTTCAAAAACAGTTGTACTTAACCAGCCTTTTTCAGATCCTCTGAAAGGTGAAGAGGGATGTCACAGTGCTGATTTCTCTTCTGCGGCTGAGGCTATCACTGATGTTAAGGAAACGATTGTGGCTGAGGCTAACACTGATGTTAAGGAAACGATTGTGGCTGAGGCTAACACTGATGTTAAGGAAACGACCGTGGCTGAGGCGAACACTGATGTTAAGGAAACGACTGTGGCTGAGGCTAACACTGATGTTAAGGAAACGATTGTGGCTGAGGCTAACACTGATGTTAAGGAAACGATTGTGGCTGAGGCTAACACTGATGTTAAGGAAACGATTGTGGCTGAGGCTAACACTGATGTTAAGGAAACAATTGTGGCTGAGGCTAACACTGATGTTAAGGAAACGACCGTGGCTGAGGCTAACACTGATGTAAAGGAAACGACTGTGGCTGAGGCTAACACTGATGTTAGGGAAATGACTGTGGCTTTGGCAAAGGCTGATGTTGAGGAAACAACTGTCGCTATAGGTACAAATGAGGTTGAAGAAAAGACTGTGGCATTAGTTAAGGCTAAGGCTAAAGTTGAAGAAAATATGTTAGTTTTAGCCAAGGCTGAAGTTGAAAAAAATACTATGACTTTAGCTAAGCCTGAAGTTCTGGAGAAGACTGTGGTTTTAGCTAAAGCTAAGAATGAAGTTCAGACAGTGACTAGAACTGAGGCTGAATTGACTAAGTCTAATACTCTGGAGGTAACAGCATTTAATCATCTGCCTTCCCCTTCAATGAGTGATCACTGTGAATATCCAGAGCCGGTGATGATCCTCAAGCATCCAGGGCCCATGCTGAGTCACCACGAGTTCATCAACGACTATGACGTTGCACTTCCTGGAGTCTGGGACAGTGATGGCCGCAGTCATTATGACAGCGTCGCACTTCCCGATCACGTGCTACAGGAAGTGACACTGGCAGCATCTGTAATACTGGATTCAGAATACAAAGATTACCTGAGGCACAGGAAAGATGATGAGGACGAGGAAGAGCATGAGATGGGTGGCAGTGGTGACAAAGAACAACTGGCTGAACCGGGTAAGGATGAGATCAGTCAGAAGCTTCCAGAGAAGGCCTTCATCTCAGAATCCGTATTCCTGAACATTCCACTACAGCATGACTCCACAGGCCTAAATAACGGGAGTGAGTCTGTAAAGAGAGATCTGCCTCTTCCATCCAAACCACAGGCCTCTGAAAGGCTTCACAGTGGGACGGACACCAGTTCACCAGCGAACCAATCTGCAGAATTATCAGCGACTGGATCTGATTACATCATTCCCCTCCATGCAGGTGACTCTGGAGCTGAGCCCAAGGCAAAAAAGCCTATCAGGGGAAATCTATTCAACAGCGGTGAGTCCATTAATGATGACATGATAAATGTCAGCCCACCTCTTGGTCCTGGGCAACCAATCAGCAGCCAGCCTCTCGACATTAACACAGCAGAGAAACAAGGGGACAAAATGAAAGGCAATAATACATTAGTCAAAAGGAAAGAAGAGACTAAACCAAATGAGAAGCAAAATGAGGAAGAGCACAAAACTGGAGATCAGTTTTTCCCAACCTCACCAGAGGAAAAGGggcaaatagaaaaacaaacgcaGGATAATAGACAGGAAATAGAAGAGGGTGAAAAGCAGAATCAGATAATTAGACTGTTGCAGTGTAATGACACTGCTAAAACAGCACAAgcggaagacagacagaccacagaCCGGCCTCCAGAACCGGAAGAAAAACAGGAATACACAGCCATTAAGGAGGAGGGACATGACAGGAGTGGAATAACAGGTAATGGACCAGAAATGCCGTCTCCTGACTCTGTCTTTCTAGACAGCACAGAAAGGGGGGAAGGAAATGATGGTGATGGCTGTGAAGTATGCCCGGGGGCAGATCAAAACAATGGGTCAGAAGCAGTGAAAGGAAAAGAGCAGGGAAAAGTGGAaggaagagaaaggaagagTGTGAGAACGAGTGAAGAAGAGGAAAAGGCTGTTTCCTCATCTGACCCCGTCCAGGCTCCTGCTGGATCGGAGCCCCGGCAAGACCCTAGACATTCACCCTCTTCTTCTGGGTCAGCACAGTGCCTCTACGCCGGGATGTCAACGCCAGCAACATTAACAGCAGAGACATGTGAGGGGACCAGAGACACCTCTGGAcccaattcaattcaaaatgcAGCTCTTAACCAGTCAGATTCAGCATTTATTCTAAAAGCTTTTTCTTGGCAAAAGGAACAAGGACCAAAGCATGAGAAACCAGGGGCCAGCACTGCCTCAGAGGATGGATCATGTGGCTGTTTAGCAAGTGACCGAGGACGaaaaacagacaacaacacacgcacagagaacCTCGCAGCCTCAACACTGTTGCCAGGGGTAACAGAGGGAGCCGAGAGCACCCTGGGACATTTGATTCAGGAAGAGAACAGAACGTTAAGTGACAGCAACTATAGCGCAATTGATAATGAGAAAAGCAAAGAAGTACATGGAGTGAAAGCTGGAGAGagcaatggagagagggatggtgagagagctggagagagggatggtgagagagctggagagagggatggtgagagagctggagggagggatggagggagtgatGGTGAGAGAGCTGGAGGGAGGGCAATGCCAGGTTTAGTCGTTGAAGTCGTGACTGATTCGAAGAGTTCAGATCTCAAGTCAATGATCTGGTCAGTGATGGGCGAGAATCATGTGGAGGATAAGAGTCAGGGATCTGGCCTTGTGGCACGAGCTTGTCAAGACCAACGCAGCAAAACAGAGGCCGTAGAGAACACTACAGCCCCCGTTGAATCAGATCCATCCCAGTGTGAGACTTCTCTGGACTGTCGTGCCTCGTCGTCACCCTCATCGCAGTCGCATGGCCCTGAGGAGCACAGTACTCACCAGAATAGCTTCCCTCCCAGCCTGGGCCATTCTGTTGACACTTCTCAAAGCTTAAACCAGCAGTCAAAACTTAGCCCAGATCACCAGGCAACTGTCACTGTCAATTTAAACCCTGACCAGGTCACAGACATTGCTGTCAAGCTGGCACGTGATTCACACCCTGGGGATATCAATGCCAATCTATTGGAATCAGAATGTGAGCCAAAGGAAACACGTTTAGCTCATCATACAGCAATTGTTGGGACCAGCCACAGTAGTGAGACTAACACTGCTGTACTGGAAGCCACTGACACAACCATGACTTCCATGGCAAGTCACAGGGTAGAACAAGCTGCTCTGGAAGCAAAACCTGCCTCAGACAGAGATGTCTCAGAAGAGGACATGACAGCCttggacaggaagagagaaaagaagatgAGAGCATTGGCAAaaaggatggaggagaggaaacaAAAGCTAAAGAAAGcgaaagaggaaaaagagggaaCACATAAGATTTCAACAAATGAGGCGGGTGAGACAGTTTCACAGGCGACCACAGAACCACAGACAGTGATGTCAGTTACCAGGCCTTCTACAGAACCACCGACAGAGATGTCAGTTACTGGTCCAACCACAGAACCACAGACAGAGATGCTAGTTACTGGGCCTTCTACAGAACCACAGACAGTGATGTCAGTTACTGGACCTTCTGCAGCACCACAGACCGTGATGTCAGTTACTGGTCCAACCAAAGAACCACACACAGAGATGCCAGTAACTGGTCCTACCAAAGAACCACAGACAGAGATGTCAGTTACTGGGCCTAGCTCAGAACCAGAGACAGACTGGTTGGCTGCTCTCCGATCTCATGCAGCATTGCTCTCCCAGTCCACAAAACAGAATACAGCAGAGTCCTCTGAGAAAACGACACCTCCCAGGTaatgcagatgtgtgtgtgatgagacCACTGATATGGGCTAGTAGGTGTGTGAACAGCAGTGTTCCAGTCATACAAATCTAACGCCAGGTTGTAACATCAATGTTAGAACGACCCATACTTCTTCAGGCTTGAAGGGCTTAATGCTTTTATATTGAAATATGGGTTATGAAATATGGGCAGAACAACAAGCTTCTTCATCTGATAAGATATCTCATGAAATAAGCTGCCATTTGGTTTATTTTGAAAATCGGATATCACTATTATACAGATGGTAGGGAAACATCCTCTCACAGAGAGCCAGGGATCAATATAGAAACCCACAGAAACCTTcccacatgtacagtatgtataacTCACTTATGCCTTGTTGCACCTTACTGTGTGGGATTGGATGTAGAAGGTCCTAAATAGTAGCCATAtcttctctcttcttcttctgtctttattatatatttcttctaataataataatgtaataaaaaaaacactaaaacccATTCAATATCCATCTTGCTTTAGAGCAGAAGTGTCGAAGTAATGTGCTGGGAAGATACGCAGAAACTGTCCTTTATCCATACCTTTTTAAATTGTTGACACAACCCGATTAATGATGATATTGTAAGTAAACAACTTTAATCTCGGAACAGATTTGATTAATTTTAAAGTATATAGTTGTCAGCCCCCCAAGATTTGTCGTCTTTGAAACTTAGTCTGTCAGAATGACTGGCCTGGCCTGGCTGTAAATATGTGGTATTCCAGATGTTtggtaatgtaaacaaacagtATCCATTAAACACTGATTAGTCTGATCCAGCCACTAGGACATGAAAGAAGTTACCCATCTTGTAGCATACAACAGTAAATGCAGCCATCCTTGAAAATCTAGCTAGCCGCTTTAAAAAAAGATGATTGGTTAGTAGGTTAATCCGATTTCGCTGATGCCTATCTCTCCGGTGAATTTCTCACAGCTTTCCTTTTGAGTAATGGAGGCAGTAATGGAGGCAGCAATGGAGGCAGTAATGAAGGAAATGTTAGACGCATTGTTCTGCGCATTTCAGTGGAACTTTCTTTATGCAGGAATGGTCTCAGGTCCATTCCTGTGTGTTCTCCCACGACACGTTGTAGGAGATGACTCTGAGCTGTTGTCTTGGCCAAGGTAGGATGCACAAACTACTAAATGCAGGGCTGCCAGCGGCTGTGGCACACAttcttgaataaaataatta from Esox lucius isolate fEsoLuc1 chromosome 5, fEsoLuc1.pri, whole genome shotgun sequence harbors:
- the tacc2 gene encoding uncharacterized protein tacc2 isoform X12, with the protein product MQTQPELQTQPEVQTQPKVQTQPELQTGTSGEQQSRGSHYHEQLSPGAPPCSSPPATEPQSGQQDPVSTRRSGSPANSMALVHPSPLPSSNAPSTPQGRQQDTFPSRLAQTQTSSQPQESAHHILLTDGHCCLSHGLETSHRDATGGVYINDGDRNTLLTSVPTSVIDQGGEIHTFSALGSDKGSDVKSLRADKGGATMRTLGGGNALPRTHTPSQIQKPACNGEKAREEKEAGRKKSTLGDSFVVAANAAGNALPLTTLAMPEMREYKGEVRNKPLDLLERNRDRAATVSTPAVETETALLQEGDGRGGAGGIVASLLGGFAGEEQRETALPATTHHQGLIHIGIKSSPALPAKDTDTTTGSVSDQDCSCHTLPQSPEERKGGGQPGPTGDTQTTDTERKREGVKEREESGLQAEEHTVTNASLSPLGVITGPHCWEDNSAATATGLEREGEETREERGGVSGKQVLVSRPTVTGLAGWVSSAGSQTCPPPVAATAVVSSPGSSTPQSLCGWGELILPSSTSISGSIISADESRFSPPLPLSLPLRQQDDRDSAHSPLPPSRLSTSAEGELGSLAQPLLLRQADSRDLDLRSALFPSSLCSEPAWSQDSANNTKRGSENRESADRSCPIQTLKSEEKRAILGLKDNSATESQRSSSNTARGTEKEDSTRLTQSQGGTESHVQKTEPSQTFVGELQQASVAATTTEAGGEPGPSKASALSSSSPVISALPPTVLQSQHRSAAEGSHPQQVHIVSQSDASLLRSVIPQSVLGPPTMAAIGVLQLHARDSVGGTRKLFFNKTLTADDESSAALNYVPASDPAAVLAHASLPPLKVHENLRHPVTEASFTSHNFLKPVTPPPRSQTPTQPSQVGDTLPSLTPADFQGESQQKTQAGMTGNEDGREKDLEKIVVTPCVSAVTGLISSPHGASEGLVVEEKPNSHPDSVVPTPLTRVPLQPSHDPIPNSEQVVIQPPRPPSSSLASRQKHLTGITSSEDVFQVFFEGESNFAGPVCGARCQCAVPGPGSLHTQPDSGSNANGDYMTPGTTVTTLTKPDEDQTIIQPSQPTSQLGQSDQSDNHDLPVASHMDSRDEVRQNPPSSRDRLSMDLAWVRNEGKEEADNKAESVLHVSKTVVLNQPFSDPLKGEEGCHSADFSSAAEAITDVKETIVAEANTDVKETIVAEANTDVKETTVAEANTDVKETTVAEANTDVKETIVAEANTDVKETIVAEANTDVKETIVAEANTDVKETIVAEANTDVKETTVAEANTDVKETTVAEANTDVREMTVALAKADVEETTVAIGTNEVEEKTVALVKAKAKVEENMLVLAKAEVEKNTMTLAKPEVLEKTVVLAKAKNEVQTVTRTEAELTKSNTLEVTAFNHLPSPSMSDHCEYPEPVMILKHPGPMLSHHEFINDYDVALPGVWDSDGRSHYDSVALPDHVLQEVTLAASVILDSEYKDYLRHRKDDEDEEEHEMGGSGDKEQLAEPGKDEISQKLPEKAFISESVFLNIPLQHDSTGLNNGSESVKRDLPLPSKPQASERLHSGTDTSSPANQSAELSATGSDYIIPLHAGDSGAEPKAKKPIRGNLFNSGESINDDMINVSPPLGPGQPISSQPLDINTAEKQGDKMKGNNTLVKRKEETKPNEKQNEEEHKTGDQFFPTSPEEKGQIEKQTQDNRQEIEEGEKQNQIIRLLQCNDTAKTAQAEDRQTTDRPPEPEEKQEYTAIKEEGHDRSGITGNGPEMPSPDSVFLDSTERGEGNDGDGCEVCPGADQNNGSEAVKGKEQGKVEGRERKSVRTSEEEEKAVSSSDPVQAPAGSEPRQDPRHSPSSSGSAQCLYAGMSTPATLTAETCEGTRDTSGPNSIQNAALNQSDSAFILKAFSWQKEQGPKHEKPGASTASEDGSCGCLASDRGRKTDNNTRTENLAASTLLPGVTEGAESTLGHLIQEENRTLSDSNYSAIDNEKSKEVHGVKAGESNGERDGERAGERDGERAGERDGERAGGRDGGSDGERAGGRAMPGLVVEVVTDSKSSDLKSMIWSVMGENHVEDKSQGSGLVARACQDQRSKTEAVENTTAPVESDPSQCETSLDCRASSSPSSQSHGPEEHSTHQNSFPPSLGHSVDTSQSLNQQSKLSPDHQATVTVNLNPDQVTDIAVKLARDSHPGDINANLLESECEPKETRLAHHTAIVGTSHSSETNTAVLEATDTTMTSMASHRVEQAALEAKPASDRDVSEEDMTALDRKREKKMRALAKRMEERKQKLKKAKEEKEGTHKISTNEAGETVSQATTEPQTVMSVTRPSTEPPTEMSVTGPTTEPQTEMLVTGPSTEPQTVMSVTGPSAAPQTVMSVTGPTKEPHTEMPVTGPTKEPQTEMSVTGPSSEPETDWLAALRSHAALLSQSTKQNTAESSEKTTPPRPFPTLKSLESPVAEFCTPSEEAPSPLGQGAAAAPSSQRKDSPEKGENPPEEPQGKEKVPEPDWGSSLTQTKQAEERSEPPPVTTSPPPTLRSAASPPTPRGHVSQIPPVLPTYLQEDFPTPPPTPPERLPPKPEPQTPLHALRQAPLAAPVQTPSSEPESARPVQTPSSEPGPARPVQTPSSEPGPARPVQTSSSEPEPARPVQTPSSEPGPVQTPSSESESARPVQTPSSEPGPARPVQTPSSEPESARPVQTPSSEPGPARPVQTPSSEPGPALSVQTPSSEPDPALSVQTPSSEPDPALSVQTPSTEPEPAQPFQTTPSESEPVLPVQTPSSEPEPALSVQTPSSEPDPALSVQTPSSEPEPALSVQTPSTEPEPAQPFQTTPSESEPVLTVQTQLSEPEPVRPVQTSPSESEPAQPFQTTPSESEPVLPVQTPSSEPARPVQTTTSEPEPAQLFQTTPSEPARPVQTLPSEPESVQPVQTSPSEPEPAQPVQSTPSESEPVIPVQTSPEPARPIQTTPSEPVLNSASPPLSVPPSPAPKNQEKDTTTFGFSDPQTDDPVSLTRPPVPGKDILTLAPCTADPTPRSSDSDGAFETPESTTPVKSPTQTDTVTHLLSSEDTGLGCDSVDDGELKAEAKGHHGSSLSIVFDEDKPIAASGAYNLDQLLAAAAAAEAQNRSPLTRSLSLQAGELDGSGPLHLGESSIASGDCPLAESFSIAGGTESAPGTLRRPSKKGPLRPGGSLKKKPVLRQNSNPETPQPTSSSTTPELKRKAKQTRADSPLLVSEDQEGGATAESAPGPASATPSPGGTLRRTRKPRVESPAPLIEETNHTSPETDNQPIPVHTPVPGPEISIPLRPEDIPLPVSEAVPSSEGSSPIPPIGAYKWDPDNFEDIDPFNTGGSKVANSPPLGRKGVANSPPLGRKGVANSPPLGRKGVANSPPLGRKGVATSPPLGRKGVATSPPLGRKEGTPPICRKTAAPLDSTEELAPPPTSPPIRTSGAVRLEFDYSEENLEEPAKASPASKKLGRKPGSKMPLRKPRLGLKKAVQLSSESLDNAPTIVPDDDIPIPKASYNFDPAQWEDPNFNPFGSNSGIPNSPKMNKPSYSFDSETYNESGVDPFKGSSNRRAASPPKAVSGSASFEVSANDNEVDNDNDDIGDLGDHNQNKPAKPKKKPIKSKSMGSSLCCLLCTDSEREHSPSRENCLDRQQSNTFRVKRSPKRCDSSSQDPTPVDEAPPPIPVPQHDHATDEEKLASSSSHKEKLASANHKWAHTACQDMEAELTSDPKEDLPLPSDLTSFVNENSRASDYEIEYMEKIGSSSPPLSVKKPSNLYLKLDSVTGSLNKPNHGSEPDSPCTGYNTLGSFEEMEAQITAQMKTPVLCSRPGPEGSRPGPEGSAGDQEKTRMKEIQSVSRTQSAEREHGGGSVEVLVPDTPVLDRLSEGDVSLQYLEPDLAETNPSAFALKLQEELVLAAVRIEALQVAKHLSDSPSLSTVTPQQREKEVMLSTVDRDSVVTKGSLYTRPAGCGEGGRESSYMPKDLDHSLDIAREEVLSKEKEVQEWQRKYEDSRQEVLEMRGIVAEYEKTIAQMIAGLPEDEQKDKSLSHHTIQQLIIEKDQALSDLNSVEKSLAELFRRYEKLKDVLEGYRKNEEVLKKCAQEYLSRVRKEEQRYQALKIHAEEKLDKANADIAQVRLKARQEAAAYQASLRKETMKVDSLERTLEQKNKEIEELTKICDELIAKMGKS